In Lates calcarifer isolate ASB-BC8 linkage group LG23, TLL_Latcal_v3, whole genome shotgun sequence, a single genomic region encodes these proteins:
- the dhrs7cb gene encoding dehydrogenase/reductase (SDR family) member 7Cb, whose translation MALPSVMVLPLLIVVAAGVYYIYNEVTQFMSKSLVRNKVVVITDAVSGVGTECAHLFHKGGARLILCGTSWDKLESLYDSLTHDADPRETFAPKLVILDFSDMDSVEDVVSEVLECYGCVDVLICNSSVKLKAPVQSVSLELDRNIMDINYFGPSTLAKGVLPTMISRRSGHIVLVNSIQGRLAIPFRSSYAASKHAAQAFFDCLRAEVEEYGIVVSTISHTFINASDPPPVEEPEPKPNALAAFIASQLTHGVRPSVLANEIMQTVNRKRKEVVLAHPIPRVALYLRSLFPPIWPPE comes from the exons ATGGCCCTGCCCTCTGTCATGGTGTTGCCCCTGCTGATAGTCGTGGCGGCGGGGGTGTACTACATCTACAACGAGGTCACGCAGTTTATGTCCAAGTCCTTGGTGCGAAACAAAGTGGTGGTGATCACCGATGCCGTGTCCGGGGTGGGCACTG AGTGTGCCCATCTCTTCCATAAGGGCGGTGCCAGACTGATCCTGTGTGGGACCAGCTGGGATAAACTGGAGTCTCTGTACGACTCTCTGACTCATGATGCTGACCCCAGAGAG ACATTTGCCCCAAAACTAGTGATCCTGGACTTTAGTGATATGGACAGCGTGGAGGACGTGGTGTCTGAGGTGTTGGAGTGTTATGGCTGTGTGGACGTGCTGATCTGTAACAGCAGCGTGAAGCTGAAGGCCCCCGTACAGAGCGTCTCCCTGGAACTGGACAGAAACATCATGGACATCAACTACTTTGGTCCCAGCACTCTGGCCAAAG GCGTTCTTCCAACCATGATCTCAAGACGATCGGGGCACATTGTGCTGGTGAACAGCATCCAGGGCAGACTGGCTATCCCATTCAGAAGTTCAT ATGCCGCATCGAAGCATGCAGCGCAGGCCTTCTTCGACTGCCTGCGGGCGGAAGTGGAGGAGTATGGGATAGTTGTCAGTACCATAAGTCACACCTTCATCAACGCCTCCGATCCGCCACCTGTCGAGGAGCCTGAGCCTAAACCCAACGCCCTGGCTGCAT TTATCGCCAGCCAGCTGACCCACGGAGTGCGCCCGTCCGTCCTGGCCAATGAGATTATGCAAACAgtgaacaggaagaggaaggaggtcGTGCTGGCCCACCCCATCCCCAGGGTGGCCCTCTACCTCCGCTCCCTCTTCCCCCCCATCTGGCCGCCGGAGTGA